AAATTGagaaaattttgcatttcagtttaAATTGATGTTACAGGAATATACTGTTCTTCATTATCATTCATACTGCTTTTCTCTAACATGGCAACAGTCTATTGAGCTATACCAGATTGTAATGACAAAGATATCCACAATATAAAGGTATCCACAACACAAAACTTACTACATAAACAACTGCAGGTGGAAGTTAGGGTCATCCTTTGAACTTCTTAGTTACACCATTCCTTTGGTTTGTTTAATGAGTATAAACAGCACAATTGCTCTGTAATTACTGACATCATTCTGATTCCAGCCAAGGCCTTACTGCACAGTACCATGGTTCTACTGTGTTATCACATGCTAATATAAAAGCCATGTACCCCAGTTAAACATTTTCCAATGAGCTGAACTTATGACACTCAGTAAGTGCTACATGGCTGACTGAACAGTATGGGCTGCACACTGCAAGTGATTTAAGCCTCATGCACATGAAATAGCTGACAAAAGAGATTTAAAACTTCATAAGAGCAAGTGCTCTGCTTTTGGCTGTGTTGGGggtgtggtggtggtggtttctTTGGGTTAggtgttgttggtttggttggttttatgTGGATgtaggaaggagaaaaaaaattaagaaatattggGCAAATATCCCTTTGAAGCTTGATTTGAATCATCTGTTATACATAGATTACCTTAAAAAACTAATGAACATGCAGGAAAGAATGTAATAAATTAGGTTTTGTGTCCTCTGTGCTTGAAATTTAAGGCTATTATGTCTTGTCCTAGTTTAGGTATTTGGGTGGCAAGACAGTCTTCTTTAAGCACTGAAATAGACCACACTAATCAatgttttattcttaaaatactCTAATGAGCAGGTTGCAGAAGTGTTTATGGCAAATATTTTAGGTAGAGTTGGATCTATTTCAAAGTGGAGAGGTGGAGCAGATGACTTCCTAAGGCTTCTCCCAGTCCTCCTTTCAGTGAGTTTCTGGTTGTGTCAGTGAACTTTGTGATTTAAATAGTATTTGTGCACATCTACTATACTTTCCCAAGTCTCATTCTGTTGCTCAGGTGCCATCCACACAAACACTGCCTCACTACCTTGTTCCTTTTGTGGGCTTGGCAGGCTTGCACTTGGTGCACAAACCCAGACTCACAGCATGAGCACTTGTGCTGAACAAAGAAAGGACATTATTTCCACTATCACAAGTGGACCTTGGTGTCCCTGAAGGACTGGAACACAGGAATCCCATTGGACATCAgcatggaaggggaaaaaggggcaGCTGCGCTTCCAAGCACTGCTCTTTCCTTCTATTTGGCTTTACAGGATCCCTGGAGGTCAGTTTTCAGAATTGGTTTTCATTTGGCAAAACCAGGCTCCCACAGCTCAGTGTGGGTGGCACTGCCCCGTGGCTGCACAGCGGTGTCTGGAGAGGAGTTTGCTCTGACACGTTCAGGTGACCAGAGAACACTCCAATCTCAGAAGCACTCTGAATTCTCCCCTGAAGGACTGGCTTATCACATGTGAGCACTCCCTGGCAGACAGTGCCAACAAGACAGGGTTGACCTGGCCCTCCCTCCACTTGGCACTTCAGAGTTTGAAGACACTGCTTGGCAGTAGGTTgagtattattttattttatttgggcttttatttatttgctctAGCtgatatttaggaaaaaaaaaacatttttaaggcagaaaaaagtaaaattggATAGGATTTCCTGTGTTGTTTTATATCTGGATCAATCACACAAGGTTTTTACAAGAGAAACAATTTAATTAAGTCCTATATAAATGTTTCTGATTCCTTGTATGCTCCTCATATCATATCTGATTTTCTCAGGCACAGACTTCCAGTTAcagaagtaaaaaattattctggttttggtctgtctctttttgtttctttcttcgttattgtctttttttttttttttttaataaaacaccAGTGATCGCTTTTCTACTGCACAtggttaaatatttaatatttaaggATAGGAATACATACAGGAAGTAAGATTGAATTTTAAAGACAATTCCTGAGAAATATCTACAAGCATATAATTGTCTCTCTTTAGGGAGCTGGGCTTTCCCCTTAGCTGCCATTGTAAATATATTTCACAGGACATGGATGATAACAAAACCGCTTCTGGTATTCCTGGTTTGTATCAGAGAGCATTGGGAGCCAGAGCTGCAAATGCTTCATGTGCCTTTGAGACCTCAGTGACTTTCAGCTGTAGAGGAAGTGAATATAAACTCAGGTGTTAATCCTCTAAAGATGTATGCATTGACATGGTTTTTACACTCTACACTGACTTACTGAAGTTAATGACTGTAAGTTCTTGAAGcagttttttaaattctttgttttATGTATGGTGACTCTGTGGACCAAAATGTCTTTTATGTAAGTGATATTTGCCACTGATTTTCcaactaaaaatatatttttccaatACTAGCTGAATGAGAGGTCGATTAAGGGCAGTGTAGAGACATcctattaatttatttagatTAACAAAACTGTAAAGTCTGTCaatattatttttgtgtatTAATTACTGTTAATAGTATAAATTAATAGGATGCTagatgaagtattttattttttcatgagaGTTTAATCCTGCATGGCTTACAAACATGAGGAACAATATATCATGCCATGAATGAAGAAGTAaaaacaacatattttttttattggctAGATAATATGCCACGTGTGCTGATTTTCATATGTAATCTCTTCTGGGAATGGAAATTATTATCTGGAAATAATGTGAATGCAATTAGAAATTTGAGTGTGCTGAATTATTAGTCTACTTCAATACGATGAATCAATTTTTTTACTTCCATGAAAATTTCTAAGGAGAtcataaactgcattttattttacattagtCTCCAGACTAGGTTAGATTATCACCTTCTCTTTAGTTTTCAAGCCATTCTAAGTTTTTATCAATATATTGAAGCAAGTCATAGGAACACATGCCTAGTAAAAATACCCTATATACATCTTTTATCTTGTGTCAACTCCCATTggttattaattttaaaaggttacAATACTTAAGACCATGTAAGTTGTTTCTTGTGTTGTTTATATGAATCATCTAAGTCTACAACTACATTATATAACACTACCTAGTTTTCACACACAGAATATTTGCAAAACgaaacaaaaattttcagaTGTTGTCTTGATTTTGAAGATTGGTCTGTTTAGTGCCAATTCTGTCTTCCCGGGAAGTCAATAGTAGAGAAAGTCACTGTAAAAATGCCCGTTGATTTCAACTAAGTAATTTGTATCAAAGTGGAGAACCTTGCCAAATTCATATGATGCAAATGATAGcaacttgccttttttttcttttttaaggtgGAGGGGTGCAGGTGCATATAAAAGCATATATAGCTGCCTGATCAAGCCTGCAAAACTGGAATGCCTTTAGCAAACTAGGTGCCAGCTTCACCAGTGTATTACTCCAGTTTTACACAGTGCTAAATTTCCCTACAGCAACTGGAGTAGTGCAGTGGCAAAGCAGCACCTCAGCTCCACAGGCTCATTGCCAGATATCCAAGAACAGCTTGTATTTACTGCTGTGAGCAAGcacctgtgcagcagcagcagcagcagcagcagcatgttaTTTGGTACATGCAGGTAATTGGCATTACAGACTGGAACAACACTAGAGTCTGCCTAGCTAGCCAGGTAAACACTAATCTCTCAGACAAAACCTTGCAGTCATGGTCCAGCTTCTCCCCATCTTAGAACCTCCTGCTTCATTTGGTGGATCTCCTTCTGGAGTTCATCTCTGTCCAGCTTCATTTTTGCTTCTAGAACTTGCCGTAGAGACCCAATGCTCTCGTAGATAGCTGCAAACCCTATTGCAGGTGAGAATGACATTAGTTCATCATGAGGAGAAAATATCACATCACTGCCAGCAGAATGCACTTGCATAATGTTCTGCTTTGCACTAGGAACTCAGCAAAAGTTCTGAAGGAAATGGAGTGTAGCTGTACTGAAGGCAGAAATGCCCTGATGGCAGCCCAGCTatggctgtgcctgctctggggagAGCATTTCTAAGCTGGGTGTCACCCCTTATTGCTCTGCTTTTCACACTTAGTGAAAGTCCCTCTTAATGCCACAGGTGGAGCCATTACATCTGCCCCAAAAGTATTTAAGCTACTTTGATACAACAAAGACATTTTGCATATTACTATGAGTGGATCACTGTCACCACAATTCAGAATGAAGAACTGGATAAATATGGTCCTACCAGCATTGACttcagctttcatttcttttatatCTTCATTTATCTCATTTTGAAGTTTGACAATGCgaatatttatcttttcttcGGTCTGTTTTGCTTCGTGTGCCTCCATGGTTATCTTCTGCATTTCTTCTATTCTCTCAATTTTCTCTGCCATTTGGTTGAATTTCATCTCAATACCTCTCTCACTCATTTCCTAGAGCCaggaaacataattttaattatttattctgcATGTGGAATAACAGtggccttttaaaaatatgaaatagatACTGATTTATCATCTTTTATGTGGAATTCAAAATGTAAGGCATTACagtttttcataaaatcatttcAAATTACTTGATTAGTGTAGGTTAAAATACTGATCTATTTAGGACAGATCAGATTCATTTAAAGGTTCTCAAGTTGTAGGTTGATGTTAATGAAGAGACTTTGGCATATTCTGAGGCTATCTGAAAATCTCACTCAAGTAATATCTCAGTTATATCATCTGAGTTATTTATAATGCTTTTGAATGCTTCCTGAGAAGTATTACAGGACATTTGAATGAAACTTACAGTGCTTTCCTTAAAAGTCAGTGAGAGTTGGTCGATTTTTTGCACAAGCTCTTTTTCAGTCCTGCCATGTTCCTGTTCCAACCAGCTCCGTGCAGACAAAATCTGATTGCTGAGCTCCTCAACAGCATCTTTTAATCTAGGAGCACAACAGAAATTAGCAGATACAAAGGAGAACTGGTCATTGTACAGTGACTTTTTTATGAATGtgttcagaaaaacacaaaatggCAATTTAATACATTCTTCACACCAGATTAAGGTGAGCCTTTGAATTTTGAGGCTATTAAACTGCATGTGGTAACATTGGTTTCGAAAATAAAGGTAGAAGTTCACGGCAAATTTATATGAAACACGTTACAAAATTTGAATCATAGTAGATGAAAATTCTTTGTGACATTGAAAACAGAATCTGGTTATCAATTCAGATTATAAATTTTATGTCCATATGTATCAAATCTGAGCAAAGATTTGGTAGCCACTTATTCTGGTGACAATACTGGTTCCTGTAGCTCCACTTACATTGCCTATACACACCTCAACTTTACTCCAACCAATTGTGCCAGTgaaactgtttcttttctccagtGAATACATGAAACCTGTATTGCATGAGGATGGTGATAAGCAGTAAGAAATGGGGATGTGGATGGCTTACACCAGTACTGCTACTGAGTGAAATGCCTGGAGAGGAGTTAACATCTGAACTGAATATAATGACCCCATGAAATGTCTGGTAGTACAGAGTATCTAATCACAAATCATTTAGGTATTTCAGTTATATTCATGTTTGAAGCCAGTTTAAAGCAATAGCACTCTGTGAGTGCTGTGACTTCCTGCTTGCTTCAGTTGaactttttcctctgctctggacaGCCATCTCCAGCATTTATTGCTTCAGACAGCTCTTACAGAAGGGCACCAGGCCACTCTGACAAAAACCCTTAGTTGTGTCCTTTAATAGAAGTTCTGCCTGATAACTAGGAACTTAATCAACTTTTTGGAATTGCCTAACCCCATTAGGGGCAGAATTCTTGGTGAAAGCAAGTCCCTCTTGACCTCTTGACAGTCAGCTTTTGTAATATCTGTGGAGCAAACACACATATTCATAGCGGTTCCTGCTTTTATAGGCCTGAAGATTATACCAGTCAGACTGGGAAAACTGAGGCCAGACTGGGAAAACAGAAGCCCTGCTCTCAAGGTGCATGGCAGCAGCAAGGCTTCCCAGGCACTTACTTTGTGTCCAGGACTTGCAGCTGTTGGTTGCTCTCTTTGTAGGCAATCTTCAGCTTTGCTTCTTGTTGCATTATTGATTGCTCTACTCTGCTCAGCAGATGAgaaatctgaaacaaaattcagaattttcaaCAGCATTTCATCACAGTTTCATTTGGGACATTTTCATAACAGTAGAGGTCTAACAGAGAGCTCACTTTTGCtaacatttcaaaaattattgAATTTGCATATTTTACTTTATCATGAAAATATACTATCTCTCAATATGAAAGTAtcagcattttgaaaactgtaaattttttttccttaaataatgTGAATAGTTTCTCCTTGAAAATctctgcctggccctgccttTATACAGCTGAATTTGCATGATCCGTACATCTCCAAGTTGCCACATAATCAGAATAAACAAGTGCCCAAGCACTCCAGCAATACTGAGGGATGTGCTCCATCACTTTGTCTGTAAGGGCCACTGCAGTGAGAGAAGTGCTGGGTTTAACTGGGGAGAAGTCATAACTACAAGAGAATATTTGTCACCAAAACAACTATCCCACTTTCTCAAAGCATACTGCTCTAGTTCCCTACAAGATGCATGACAACATGCTCCTGGCATGCTAATATGCTGCACTGAGGCTTCTGAGAAAGGCAAAGTGCATTTTAGCCTTTTTTAACCCACCACAAAAGGaagatgtaaaatatttttgttgacTAAGGCAATTAGAAGGCCTTGAGATGTGATATTAAGGAAAAGGATTCTTCATATCTCCAAGTATCTCTGCTTGTATCTGGTGCTCACTTCTATTCTCAAACCCAATGGAAGAGAAACCTGAGAGACAGATTAATGAATTCACAGAACCCAAAGCCAGTTGTGTTTTGCAGAACTTCAAAAATTGTGTTCAAATACATATAGGATCATCCCGGGAAGGCCAAAACATACAGCAAAAGCCACAGAGGCTTGCATTGTTGTAGTATTGTTGAGCATGCACCTTCACATACTAATCCCTTCTACACAGATGCTGCAGGAAGAAATGAAGGACCTTTTCCAGCTAGAGCAGTACAGTAATGAACCTAGGTACAATGTTCAATGTAATAAGGACTGTGAGCTGATACACCTCTCCATTTGGAAATCTGTGACCTCCCAGGATAATAATTAACAGTCATGGAGTCTGTGTGAATTAGACTAGAACTCTTACCTGTACA
This sequence is a window from Camarhynchus parvulus chromosome 10, STF_HiC, whole genome shotgun sequence. Protein-coding genes within it:
- the FAM81A gene encoding protein FAM81A, which codes for MAHRSPIFPTLAPSERRVRNIPLHSQALTAVPLASASLVDQLEDRILSHEKTTAALVEHAFRIKEDIVSTLHRMQNKGGGDRLARQLLEEHIRNITAIVRQLNRDIEMLQEQIRVRDNLSYGTNSTLKSLEMRQLSGLGDLRGRVARCDAGLARLSAEHKITYERLQSLSKDQHTSKLILESKIKEAEIQISHLLSRVEQSIMQQEAKLKIAYKESNQQLQVLDTKLKDAVEELSNQILSARSWLEQEHGRTEKELVQKIDQLSLTFKESTEMSERGIEMKFNQMAEKIERIEEMQKITMEAHEAKQTEEKINIRIVKLQNEINEDIKEMKAEVNAGFAAIYESIGSLRQVLEAKMKLDRDELQKEIHQMKQEVLRWGEAGP